Below is a window of Coriobacterium glomerans PW2 DNA.
GGCATGATCGCATTGCGGCCCGCACACCGGATCGCGTATGAGGCGCTCATGAAAAAGGCCCCACGGAGCAATCCGCGAGGCCCGCATGCACTGCGGTGCGCGTGTCATCAAAAACAAGAGATGATCTGAGCGGCGCATCTTCGAAACCGAACCAGTTGTTCAGAACCTTTGGTGATCCGCCTGATCGGCCTTCTAGAATTTGTTCCCGCACTTCTTGCAGACGCGCAACTTCGTGCGTTTGCCTTCGAGCTCGCCGGCCTCGTGACCGACGCGCGTTGCCTTTCCGCATTTCGGACAGACGAGCATGGCGTTGGACGCATCGAACTTGGCCTCTTGGGGCACGATGCCCCCCTGCTGGTTCTGCTGATTGGGGCGCACCGCTTTCTTTACGATGGCGATCCCTTCAACCTTGATCTTTCCCTCAGTTGGGAACGCGCGCAGAACGGTGCCCTGCTTGCCGCGATCCTTGCCGGAGAGAATCTTGACGGTGTCGCCCTTCTTGATGGACATTGCCAT
It encodes the following:
- the rplX gene encoding 50S ribosomal protein L24, whose translation is MAMSIKKGDTVKILSGKDRGKQGTVLRAFPTEGKIKVEGIAIVKKAVRPNQQNQQGGIVPQEAKFDASNAMLVCPKCGKATRVGHEAGELEGKRTKLRVCKKCGNKF